From Candidatus Manganitrophus morganii, the proteins below share one genomic window:
- the rnc gene encoding ribonuclease III, which produces MSPSDLFALQQRLAYTFQMTERLRQAVTHKSYINETKDKTVEDNERFEFLGDAVLDLIISEALVARFPNAPEGDLSKMKSRVVSEGTLARVAKEIDLGRYLYLGKGEERTLGREKSSLLADALEALIAAVYLDGGLSPAREVVMREFEPALQELTRPEMTADYKTELQERCQKEFESLPLYQVIRETGPDHQKLFEVEIRIQNTPYATATGRSKKEAEQRAAQIALDKLRKGWPPPQGE; this is translated from the coding sequence ATGTCCCCTTCAGACCTCTTCGCGCTTCAGCAACGGCTCGCATATACCTTCCAGATGACGGAGCGGCTCCGGCAAGCGGTCACCCACAAATCGTATATCAACGAAACCAAAGACAAGACGGTCGAGGACAACGAGCGGTTTGAGTTTCTGGGCGACGCGGTTCTCGATTTGATCATCAGCGAAGCGCTCGTCGCCCGCTTTCCGAATGCCCCGGAGGGGGATCTCTCCAAAATGAAGTCGCGGGTGGTCAGCGAGGGGACGCTCGCCCGGGTCGCCAAGGAGATCGATCTGGGACGGTATCTTTATCTCGGAAAAGGAGAAGAGCGGACCCTCGGCCGCGAGAAGAGCTCGCTTTTGGCCGATGCGCTCGAAGCGTTGATCGCCGCGGTTTATCTTGACGGCGGCCTCTCTCCGGCACGGGAGGTCGTGATGCGGGAATTCGAGCCGGCGCTTCAAGAGCTGACCCGCCCCGAAATGACGGCCGACTACAAGACCGAGCTTCAAGAGCGTTGCCAGAAAGAATTCGAATCGCTCCCCCTCTATCAGGTCATCCGCGAAACCGGTCCCGACCATCAAAAGCTCTTCGAAGTGGAAATCCGGATTCAGAACACCCCCTACGCCACCGCCACCGGCCGGAGCAAGAAGGAGGCGGAGCAGCGGGCGGCGCAGATCGCGCTTGATAAGTTGAGGAAGGGCTGGCCGCCCCCGCAGGGGGAATAA